The following coding sequences lie in one Metallumcola ferriviriculae genomic window:
- a CDS encoding flavodoxin family protein, whose translation MDILALVGSPREAGNCDTLVNRVLEGSGAAGASIEKVMIADLNIYPCRGCMECRPTGKCDLEDDLKLLLDKIEHADALVVAAPIYGNHLPGQFKVLFDRLVGVMHRTDNSVPGKLTSYSRLQKKSRQLLLLAVAGAPREESCEQALSFLRRVFLPETNGGEIHELRAIGLSAKGQVGMNKEELTELVAKLTVSEPEEYLGRMLARNKCYLDGAYQLGREITRQ comes from the coding sequence TTGGACATACTGGCATTAGTTGGCAGTCCCAGAGAAGCGGGCAACTGTGATACGCTTGTTAATCGAGTATTAGAGGGCAGCGGCGCTGCCGGGGCGTCTATAGAAAAGGTAATGATTGCAGATTTAAATATTTATCCCTGCCGGGGCTGTATGGAATGCCGTCCTACAGGAAAGTGCGATTTAGAGGATGATTTGAAACTGCTGCTTGACAAAATTGAACATGCAGATGCTTTGGTGGTGGCAGCGCCTATTTACGGCAATCATCTGCCGGGGCAGTTTAAAGTGCTGTTTGACCGCCTGGTAGGGGTAATGCACAGAACAGATAACAGTGTGCCCGGTAAGCTTACTTCTTACAGTCGTTTACAGAAAAAGTCCCGCCAATTATTGCTGTTGGCGGTAGCCGGTGCTCCCAGGGAAGAGTCCTGTGAACAGGCGCTTTCCTTTCTAAGACGGGTCTTTTTGCCGGAAACCAACGGTGGTGAAATTCATGAACTACGCGCTATTGGCCTTAGTGCCAAAGGGCAGGTAGGTATGAATAAGGAAGAATTGACCGAATTAGTGGCTAAGCTCACGGTTAGTGAACCCGAAGAATATCTTGGCCGAATGCTGGCGCGCAATAAATGTTATCTGGATGGGGCGTATCAACTTGGTAGAGAAATTACCAGACAATAA
- the fni gene encoding type 2 isopentenyl-diphosphate Delta-isomerase has protein sequence MGRYQRRKLEHIKYFLQSDSEPGSNGMDDICLVHQALSCLNWQQVDTAVNFCGKRLSMPVMINAITGGADSLAVINRQLARAAAETGVAMAVGSQKIALDDYAADESFRVTRQENPDGVILANVNALTPVADVQRAVEMLDADGVQLHLNPAQELSMAEGDRDFSRSAANIAAAVRELSVPVIVKEVGFGISRETAVALGEVGVRWVDVGGRGGTDFLKIEGLRFPEGMAQTFSGWGLPTAVSMLETKASGYPFNLVASGGIITGLEVAKAVALGADMAGMAGVPLRILLNESYGKLIEYLQRLQTELITAMMLTGADNIGKLSRVPMVITGDTREWCLSRGISMS, from the coding sequence ATAGGACGTTACCAACGAAGGAAACTAGAACATATTAAATATTTTCTTCAGTCCGATAGTGAGCCTGGGAGCAACGGCATGGATGATATCTGCCTGGTGCACCAGGCTCTTTCCTGCTTAAATTGGCAGCAGGTGGATACTGCTGTGAACTTTTGTGGTAAGCGGCTGAGCATGCCGGTGATGATTAATGCCATTACCGGCGGTGCTGATAGTTTGGCGGTGATTAATCGGCAGCTTGCCCGGGCTGCGGCGGAGACTGGTGTCGCCATGGCAGTGGGTTCTCAAAAGATTGCCCTTGATGATTATGCGGCAGATGAAAGCTTTCGTGTGACCCGGCAGGAAAACCCCGATGGTGTCATTCTAGCCAATGTCAATGCTCTCACCCCGGTCGCCGATGTCCAGCGTGCTGTTGAGATGCTTGATGCTGATGGGGTACAGCTTCATTTAAACCCTGCTCAGGAACTGTCCATGGCAGAAGGTGACCGGGATTTCTCCCGATCAGCGGCCAACATAGCGGCGGCAGTAAGGGAATTATCGGTGCCGGTAATCGTTAAGGAAGTGGGTTTCGGTATTTCCCGGGAAACGGCGGTCGCTCTGGGTGAAGTAGGAGTTCGCTGGGTGGACGTAGGCGGCAGAGGCGGTACTGACTTCTTGAAAATTGAAGGCCTGCGTTTCCCCGAAGGAATGGCCCAAACATTTAGTGGATGGGGGTTACCCACTGCTGTAAGCATGCTTGAGACTAAAGCCAGCGGCTATCCCTTTAACTTGGTAGCCAGCGGCGGCATTATTACGGGGCTGGAAGTGGCTAAGGCGGTAGCGCTGGGTGCAGATATGGCAGGTATGGCCGGAGTACCGCTGCGGATACTCTTAAACGAGTCTTATGGGAAGTTGATAGAGTATTTGCAGCGGTTACAAACTGAACTAATAACTGCCATGATGCTTACCGGTGCTGACAACATTGGTAAGCTTAGCCGGGTACCGATGGTAATCACCGGAGATACCAGAGAATGGTGTCTCAGCCGGGGGATTAGCATGAGTTAA
- a CDS encoding bifunctional 4-hydroxy-3-methylbut-2-enyl diphosphate reductase/30S ribosomal protein S1 — MDVLEIVLADYAGFCFGVKRALQMTHEASGRHNSLKSLGPLIHNPQVVEQLERQGVGVAHNTDEVQDDVVIIRSHGVSPDVLERLEGKAKATINATCPFVSRAQQLANRLTEEGYRTVVVGDKNHPEVIGIVGWTKGKAIVVETPEQAQGLDLHGEKVAVIAQTTQPEENFRAAVEILKKQKNDLVVHNTICHATRERQEAASRLARSVDLMVVVGGRNSANTKKLAKLCQATGTPTYHIEHAGELCAPWFQDIKRVGVTAGASTPEWIIEEVVEKMTDIKNEDINKEEMEQEGTAAETVEQEAEENAAQEAVPTEVEAAADEPTNPDDTAEDQDAVEAHLAENMPEIRRGSVITGTVVQVNDNGVMVDVGGKSEGIIPLNELSVNWVDQPDEVVNVGDEVVVEVLRVENEEGNPILSRKRLQRKQVWEKLEKTAESGEEIEAVVSEVVKGGLLVDVGIKGFVPASLAERGYVEDLSVYVGKTLRLKIIEMDRSKNKVVLSQKAILDEEFEKQRQETWGNLEEGEVRQGIVRRITDFGAFVDIGGVDGLLHVSELSWGRVDHPRDVLQEGQELEVKVLGVDREDERVSLGLKQLSANPWQTAAERYPEGTVVSGKVLRTAPFGAFVEVEPGIEGLVHISQLAHEHVEKTDDAVQPGDQVEVKVLGVDEDAQRMSLSIKETQPRPQRQAPSRPKAEPSKSHSYTQEEDSGIKIKDLVGDLSEMFEKRGEEE, encoded by the coding sequence GTGGATGTTTTGGAAATTGTTTTAGCCGATTATGCGGGGTTTTGTTTTGGTGTCAAACGTGCCCTGCAGATGACCCATGAGGCCTCGGGCAGGCACAATTCATTGAAATCATTGGGCCCTCTGATACATAATCCTCAAGTAGTCGAACAACTTGAACGGCAGGGAGTGGGTGTTGCTCATAATACCGATGAAGTGCAGGATGATGTGGTCATTATCCGGTCCCACGGGGTATCTCCTGATGTATTGGAAAGATTGGAGGGTAAAGCAAAGGCCACCATTAATGCTACATGTCCTTTTGTCAGCCGGGCCCAGCAGCTTGCCAACCGATTAACCGAAGAAGGATACCGGACAGTGGTGGTTGGCGACAAGAATCATCCGGAAGTTATTGGTATTGTAGGCTGGACCAAGGGGAAAGCTATTGTTGTGGAAACCCCGGAACAGGCCCAAGGATTGGATTTGCACGGGGAAAAGGTTGCTGTTATTGCTCAAACTACTCAGCCGGAAGAAAACTTTCGAGCTGCGGTGGAGATACTTAAAAAACAGAAAAATGACCTGGTAGTGCATAATACCATTTGTCATGCCACCCGGGAACGCCAGGAGGCAGCCAGTCGATTGGCCCGCTCCGTTGACTTGATGGTCGTGGTGGGCGGCAGAAATAGTGCTAACACTAAGAAACTGGCCAAGCTTTGTCAGGCCACCGGTACTCCCACATATCACATTGAACATGCCGGGGAGTTATGTGCACCATGGTTTCAAGATATAAAAAGGGTTGGAGTGACAGCGGGTGCTTCAACACCAGAATGGATTATTGAGGAGGTAGTTGAGAAAATGACGGATATTAAGAATGAAGACATCAACAAAGAAGAAATGGAACAGGAGGGCACTGCCGCTGAGACGGTTGAGCAGGAAGCAGAAGAAAACGCTGCTCAAGAGGCAGTACCTACCGAAGTGGAAGCTGCTGCAGACGAACCCACCAATCCAGATGACACTGCGGAGGATCAAGATGCAGTTGAAGCTCACTTAGCGGAAAATATGCCTGAAATACGCCGGGGTTCTGTGATTACCGGAACGGTGGTTCAGGTTAACGATAACGGTGTAATGGTTGACGTCGGCGGTAAGAGTGAAGGCATTATCCCACTAAATGAGTTGTCGGTAAACTGGGTTGACCAGCCGGATGAAGTGGTTAATGTAGGCGATGAGGTTGTTGTGGAAGTTCTGCGGGTTGAAAATGAAGAAGGTAACCCCATTCTCTCCAGAAAACGTCTTCAGCGCAAGCAGGTATGGGAAAAGTTAGAGAAAACTGCTGAATCCGGTGAAGAAATTGAAGCGGTAGTCAGCGAAGTAGTGAAAGGTGGTCTGCTGGTGGATGTGGGTATCAAAGGATTTGTTCCCGCAAGTCTGGCGGAAAGAGGATATGTGGAAGACCTCAGTGTATATGTAGGCAAGACCCTGCGTTTGAAGATAATAGAAATGGATCGCAGCAAGAATAAGGTTGTTCTGTCCCAAAAGGCGATTTTAGATGAAGAATTTGAAAAGCAGCGCCAAGAGACCTGGGGCAATCTAGAGGAAGGTGAAGTGCGTCAGGGTATAGTTCGTCGCATCACCGATTTTGGCGCTTTTGTAGATATCGGTGGCGTTGACGGTCTACTCCATGTCTCCGAACTGTCTTGGGGACGGGTTGACCATCCTCGGGATGTGTTGCAAGAAGGCCAGGAATTGGAAGTTAAAGTATTGGGAGTAGACCGTGAGGACGAAAGGGTATCTCTAGGATTAAAGCAGCTTTCCGCCAATCCCTGGCAGACAGCGGCAGAACGTTATCCTGAAGGAACGGTTGTATCCGGTAAAGTACTGCGTACTGCCCCCTTTGGTGCCTTTGTGGAGGTTGAACCTGGTATAGAAGGGCTGGTACACATTTCCCAATTGGCCCACGAACATGTGGAAAAGACTGACGATGCTGTTCAGCCCGGGGACCAAGTGGAAGTTAAAGTACTGGGAGTGGATGAGGATGCTCAACGCATGAGCTTAAGCATTAAAGAAACCCAACCTCGTCCTCAGCGTCAGGCACCGTCCAGACCAAAGGCCGAGCCGTCCAAATCCCATAGCTATACCCAGGAAGAAGACAGCGGTATCAAGATTAAGGACTTAGTAGGGGATTTAAGCGAGATGTTTGAAAAAAGGGGCGAGGAAGAATAG
- a CDS encoding lysophospholipid acyltransferase family protein codes for MFYSFIKGLFLIFFKIWYRWQVTGEENIPQEGPLVVVANHVSMWDPIIVGIALPRKIHFMAKEELFRIPVIGSLIPHLGAFPVKRGRSDRAALKAGMEILAAEKMLGLFPEGRRSPDGQLMEFQAGAGLMAVKGNASIVPLAISGSQGLKLQFKRRISVTIGKPVQLSEIAEKKRIGSKELTGLMEDLRRQIAQMLEKTDK; via the coding sequence ATGTTCTATTCATTTATCAAAGGACTATTTCTTATTTTCTTTAAAATATGGTATCGCTGGCAGGTAACCGGTGAGGAAAATATTCCACAAGAGGGACCGCTGGTGGTGGTGGCAAATCACGTCAGTATGTGGGATCCCATCATCGTAGGTATCGCCCTGCCGCGAAAAATCCATTTTATGGCCAAGGAAGAACTGTTTCGGATACCCGTGATCGGCAGTCTTATACCACATCTTGGCGCATTCCCGGTAAAAAGAGGCAGGTCTGATCGGGCAGCCCTTAAAGCCGGCATGGAGATTTTAGCAGCGGAAAAAATGCTGGGATTATTTCCTGAAGGCAGACGTAGTCCCGACGGACAATTGATGGAATTTCAAGCCGGCGCGGGATTGATGGCAGTTAAAGGGAATGCATCGATAGTTCCCCTTGCCATAAGTGGGTCCCAAGGGTTAAAGCTGCAATTTAAACGACGAATATCGGTGACTATCGGTAAACCGGTCCAATTGTCGGAGATTGCTGAGAAAAAGCGCATCGGCTCCAAAGAATTGACCGGGCTAATGGAAGATCTGCGGCGGCAGATTGCCCAGATGCTTGAGAAAACCGATAAATAA
- the cmk gene encoding (d)CMP kinase → MYGNVAIDGPAGAGKSTAARMVAERLGYIYIDTGAMYRALTWKVLNSGSRWDDEEIIRLAAVTKIEFSLDEQGGLQTICDGSDVSREIRERNVSANVSRIARIAGVRRRMVELQRRMAAQKPVVMDGRDIGSFVLPDAPHKFFLIASLEERTRRRCRQMEEQGIDFDRSQVSADIKARDEMDRSRTVAPLVQAADAKLIDTDCLTLHQVVALIIKEIRGE, encoded by the coding sequence ATGTATGGAAATGTGGCCATTGACGGCCCTGCCGGCGCAGGTAAAAGTACTGCTGCCCGGATGGTTGCAGAACGGTTGGGATACATATATATAGACACTGGGGCCATGTATCGGGCGCTGACCTGGAAGGTTCTTAACAGCGGCAGCCGCTGGGACGATGAAGAAATTATCCGCTTGGCGGCAGTAACAAAGATTGAATTTTCTCTTGATGAACAGGGCGGCCTGCAGACAATTTGTGATGGTTCGGATGTGAGCAGGGAAATTCGAGAACGGAATGTGTCCGCCAATGTATCCCGCATTGCACGTATTGCCGGAGTACGCCGGAGAATGGTTGAATTACAGCGGCGGATGGCGGCGCAAAAACCGGTGGTGATGGACGGACGAGATATCGGCAGTTTTGTGCTTCCCGATGCACCGCATAAGTTTTTTCTTATCGCTTCGCTGGAAGAACGGACGCGGCGGCGCTGTCGCCAGATGGAGGAACAGGGCATTGATTTTGACCGCAGTCAGGTCAGCGCAGATATTAAAGCTCGGGATGAAATGGACCGGAGCCGAACCGTGGCACCGTTGGTACAGGCAGCAGATGCAAAATTGATCGATACCGACTGCTTGACGCTCCATCAGGTGGTGGCATTAATAATAAAGGAGATCAGAGGGGAATAA
- the aroA gene encoding 3-phosphoshikimate 1-carboxyvinyltransferase, whose translation MDTISGEITVPGDKSISHRAVMLGAMARGTTVVKGFLMGEDCLSTVSCFRQLGVPVEIKEDTVIITGCGGQLQSPDAVLDAGNSGTTVRLLMGILAASPGLSAVLDGDNSLAHRPMGRVMTPLIRMGAQFASREDNYLPISVSGRQLWGISYSSPVASAQVKSAVLLAGLSAGGDTEITEPFRSRDHTERMLKAFGAKLESHGTTVALTGGQALHGCQVKVPGDISSAAFFITAALTAKEGSLGIKNVGINHTRSGIIDALREMGADIRLNNRRMSGYEEVADLHIESSDLRGAVFGGDLIPRMIDEIPALAVAALAARGSTVIKDAAELRVKESDRIEVLVKELRRMGADISERPDGLEIRGGRRLNGTAVSGYGDHRMAMALAVAGLMADGETLVKDAESVTVSFPNFWDMLALVSA comes from the coding sequence ATGGATACTATAAGCGGGGAGATTACAGTCCCCGGAGACAAATCTATTTCACATCGGGCAGTGATGCTGGGCGCAATGGCCAGGGGAACAACTGTGGTGAAAGGCTTTCTTATGGGTGAAGATTGCTTAAGCACCGTTAGCTGCTTCCGGCAGCTGGGCGTGCCGGTAGAAATAAAAGAAGACACTGTCATCATCACAGGCTGCGGCGGGCAGCTGCAGTCGCCAGATGCAGTGCTAGATGCGGGCAACTCCGGCACTACCGTCAGATTACTGATGGGTATCTTGGCAGCTTCCCCAGGTTTATCAGCTGTGCTTGACGGTGATAATTCTTTGGCCCACCGGCCGATGGGCAGGGTAATGACGCCTTTAATAAGAATGGGTGCACAGTTTGCAAGCAGGGAAGATAATTACCTGCCCATATCTGTATCAGGCCGGCAGCTTTGGGGCATTAGTTATTCTTCCCCTGTGGCCAGCGCTCAAGTCAAGTCCGCGGTGCTGCTCGCTGGATTGTCTGCCGGCGGAGATACCGAAATCACCGAGCCGTTTCGCTCCCGGGACCATACCGAACGAATGCTTAAAGCATTCGGTGCCAAGCTGGAAAGCCATGGAACCACCGTGGCCCTTACCGGCGGGCAGGCTCTACACGGGTGTCAGGTAAAAGTGCCCGGGGATATTTCTTCTGCCGCCTTTTTTATCACCGCGGCGTTAACAGCTAAAGAAGGTTCTCTGGGTATTAAGAATGTAGGTATTAATCACACCCGCAGTGGCATTATTGACGCCCTGCGAGAGATGGGGGCGGATATTCGCTTGAACAATCGGCGAATGAGCGGTTATGAGGAAGTTGCCGACCTTCATATTGAAAGCAGTGATTTGAGGGGTGCCGTCTTTGGCGGGGATTTAATTCCGCGTATGATTGATGAAATACCGGCCCTGGCAGTTGCCGCTTTGGCTGCCCGGGGATCTACGGTTATCAAGGATGCTGCAGAGCTTAGAGTCAAGGAAAGCGACCGCATTGAAGTGTTGGTCAAAGAACTACGCAGGATGGGTGCTGATATCTCAGAACGCCCGGACGGTTTGGAAATCAGAGGCGGCAGACGGCTCAACGGGACGGCTGTCTCCGGATACGGGGACCACCGAATGGCCATGGCGTTGGCGGTAGCCGGTCTGATGGCTGATGGCGAAACATTAGTTAAGGACGCCGAAAGTGTTACCGTATCCTTTCCAAACTTTTGGGACATGCTCGCTTTGGTGTCAGCGTAG
- a CDS encoding prephenate dehydrogenase, with amino-acid sequence MTKFGRLVIVGLGLIGGSLAMAWKKAAVAEEIVGVDIDDAVCTMAETMGAVDWATREVAEAVSKAQVVVLAVPVAKIEQVAELVLKHIPRQCLITDVGSTKAGLTGRLSDIFAHRGTYIGGHPMAGSEQTGIAGADPYLFENAVYILTPRQENIPAVDQLALLVGKLGARSIIMPPGQHDAIVAAVSHLPHVVAAGLVNTASGVEERFPRTLMLAAGGFRDTTRIASGDPGLWQGICRANKEQLLQVLKEFQHNITHFIHLLAADDTDGIKGYLTRARITRESIPAKRRGFLPQVFDLVVTVPDRPGMIGSLAQLLGGHGVNIADIEILRAREGDGGTIRLGVQSAEALDRAVELLAGAGYPVRKL; translated from the coding sequence ATGACTAAGTTTGGTCGTTTGGTAATTGTTGGCTTGGGTTTGATTGGCGGATCTTTGGCTATGGCATGGAAAAAAGCCGCTGTTGCTGAAGAAATAGTCGGTGTAGATATTGATGACGCGGTGTGCACCATGGCAGAAACAATGGGAGCCGTCGATTGGGCCACCCGGGAAGTCGCGGAAGCGGTATCCAAGGCCCAGGTAGTGGTATTAGCAGTACCGGTGGCCAAAATTGAACAAGTGGCAGAGTTGGTCTTAAAGCATATTCCTAGACAGTGCCTGATAACGGATGTGGGTAGTACCAAAGCCGGGCTTACCGGGCGGTTATCCGACATATTTGCTCACCGGGGCACGTATATCGGCGGGCATCCCATGGCCGGGTCAGAACAGACAGGCATAGCCGGGGCAGACCCTTATCTTTTTGAAAACGCTGTTTATATTCTCACTCCCAGGCAGGAAAATATTCCTGCAGTTGATCAGTTGGCACTTCTAGTGGGTAAATTAGGCGCACGCAGTATAATAATGCCGCCTGGCCAACACGACGCAATCGTGGCGGCGGTGAGCCATCTGCCACATGTAGTGGCGGCAGGTCTAGTAAATACCGCCAGCGGCGTGGAAGAAAGGTTTCCGCGTACCCTGATGCTGGCTGCCGGGGGGTTCCGCGACACTACACGAATTGCTTCGGGTGACCCGGGCTTATGGCAGGGCATCTGCCGGGCAAATAAAGAGCAGCTGCTTCAGGTATTAAAGGAATTTCAGCATAATATTACTCATTTTATTCACCTGTTGGCAGCTGATGATACCGATGGCATCAAAGGTTATTTAACCCGGGCTAGAATCACCAGGGAAAGTATTCCCGCCAAGCGGCGGGGTTTTTTGCCCCAGGTATTTGATCTGGTAGTTACGGTGCCGGACAGGCCGGGTATGATCGGCTCATTGGCTCAGCTTTTGGGCGGACATGGCGTCAACATTGCCGATATCGAAATTCTTCGGGCTCGGGAAGGGGATGGCGGCACTATTCGGCTGGGGGTACAAAGTGCCGAGGCACTGGACCGGGCGGTGGAATTACTTGCTGGGGCCGGTTATCCCGTTCGCAAGCTATAG
- the pheA gene encoding prephenate dehydratase, producing the protein MILAYLGPEGTFSHQAAHYWTRQQDCELVSYPTVMATLLAVSRGDVHLAAVPVENSIEGSVNLTMDFLAKEQLRTDMRKTDISIQGELVLDIVHCLAAVDKSSPLETILSHPQALAQCRGYLENHFPQVRLEQTESTAHAAAIAAARGAGWGAISSAYAADTYNLAVRQKNIADITPNQTRFLLLGDSEPESTGNDKTSLMLALPQDKPGGLYSILQEFAAAGINLTRIESRPSKKELGDYIFFIDCEGHRRTQPLQRVLSLLNTKTALLSVLGSYPVFVQGSDAHD; encoded by the coding sequence GTGATACTAGCTTATCTAGGTCCTGAGGGCACCTTTTCCCACCAAGCAGCCCATTACTGGACAAGACAGCAGGATTGTGAATTAGTTTCTTACCCTACGGTAATGGCCACATTGTTGGCCGTTAGCCGAGGTGATGTTCATTTAGCGGCTGTTCCGGTGGAAAACTCTATTGAGGGCAGCGTTAATCTAACCATGGATTTCTTAGCCAAAGAACAGTTGCGCACTGATATGAGAAAAACTGATATTAGCATCCAAGGAGAACTGGTGCTGGATATTGTCCACTGCTTGGCGGCGGTGGATAAAAGCAGCCCTTTGGAAACGATTCTTTCCCATCCTCAAGCCCTGGCACAATGCCGGGGCTATTTAGAAAACCATTTTCCCCAAGTTAGGTTAGAACAGACGGAAAGCACTGCTCATGCCGCAGCTATTGCTGCGGCACGGGGTGCCGGCTGGGGAGCTATCAGCTCCGCTTACGCCGCTGACACCTACAATTTGGCAGTACGCCAGAAGAACATTGCAGACATCACCCCCAATCAGACTCGCTTTTTACTGTTGGGAGACAGTGAACCTGAAAGTACGGGAAATGATAAAACTTCATTAATGTTGGCACTGCCGCAGGATAAACCGGGTGGGCTGTATTCCATTTTGCAGGAATTTGCAGCGGCCGGGATTAACCTCACTCGCATAGAATCACGCCCCAGTAAAAAGGAGCTCGGAGATTACATTTTCTTTATCGATTGTGAGGGCCATCGTCGTACGCAGCCGTTACAGCGAGTGTTGTCGCTGCTAAACACTAAGACAGCGCTCCTAAGTGTGCTTGGATCCTATCCGGTATTTGTTCAGGGCAGTGATGCCCATGACTAA
- the aroF gene encoding 3-deoxy-7-phosphoheptulonate synthase produces the protein MIVVMSHNAKKEHIEKVMNRLKKEGFDLHLSQGVSRAIIGIIGDKARLAGLAIEAMPGVEKVVPILQPFKLAGWDFKPEETVVEIVPGVEIGGKQVHVIAGPCAVENEEQIISVAKEVKAAGATLLRGGAFKPRSSPYSFQGLEETGLKLLAQARRETGLPVVTEIMDVRNLPLVAEYADVLQVGARNMQNFFLLKELGQVDKPVILKRGPSATIEEWILAAEYIMSAGNHKVILCERGIRTFETYTRNTLDLSAVPAVKHLTHLPIIVDPSHGTGKWRMVQPMSRAALAAGADGLMVEVHCSPEEALSDGQQSLTPENFREMMRELNSLAQALGREVTGGTL, from the coding sequence ATGATAGTAGTGATGAGTCATAATGCAAAAAAGGAACATATAGAGAAGGTAATGAACCGTCTGAAAAAGGAAGGATTTGACCTGCACCTGTCTCAAGGAGTTTCTCGCGCCATCATTGGCATTATCGGCGATAAGGCGCGTTTGGCGGGACTGGCCATTGAGGCAATGCCGGGAGTAGAAAAAGTAGTTCCCATTCTTCAACCGTTTAAATTAGCGGGATGGGACTTTAAACCGGAGGAAACCGTTGTGGAAATTGTACCAGGAGTGGAAATTGGCGGTAAACAAGTGCATGTTATCGCCGGACCATGTGCAGTGGAAAACGAAGAACAGATAATTTCCGTTGCTAAAGAGGTGAAGGCGGCGGGGGCGACACTGCTTCGCGGCGGCGCTTTTAAACCCCGTAGCTCTCCATATTCTTTTCAGGGTCTGGAAGAAACGGGCCTTAAATTATTGGCCCAGGCGCGGCGGGAAACAGGCCTGCCGGTGGTAACAGAAATAATGGATGTGAGAAATCTGCCTCTGGTTGCCGAGTATGCCGACGTTCTTCAGGTCGGTGCACGCAATATGCAGAACTTCTTTTTACTGAAAGAATTGGGTCAGGTAGACAAGCCGGTGATTTTAAAACGCGGCCCATCCGCTACCATTGAAGAATGGATCTTGGCGGCGGAATACATCATGTCTGCCGGTAATCATAAAGTGATTCTCTGTGAGCGGGGCATTCGTACTTTCGAGACATACACTCGTAACACCTTGGATTTGAGCGCGGTACCGGCGGTAAAGCATCTTACTCACCTGCCGATAATAGTAGACCCCAGCCATGGTACCGGTAAATGGCGGATGGTGCAGCCAATGTCCCGAGCCGCTTTGGCTGCCGGCGCTGACGGTTTGATGGTGGAAGTTCACTGCAGCCCCGAGGAAGCTCTTTCAGACGGGCAGCAGTCGCTAACACCGGAAAATTTCCGGGAAATGATGCGGGAATTAAACTCTTTGGCTCAAGCACTGGGTAGGGAAGTTACCGGAGGTACGCTGTGA
- the aroH gene encoding chorismate mutase, producing MAVRGIRGATSVAENNPQLIKEATGELLRRMVDENQVDLAETASIFFTVTRDLDAAFPAAAARELGWTQVPLLCATEINVPGSVLGIIRVLIHVNTDKKQHEIKHSYLKDAVKLREDLR from the coding sequence ATGGCAGTAAGGGGGATACGCGGCGCTACATCGGTGGCCGAAAACAATCCTCAGTTGATTAAGGAAGCTACTGGGGAGCTTTTGCGTAGGATGGTAGATGAAAACCAAGTTGATTTAGCAGAGACAGCCAGTATATTTTTCACAGTGACCAGGGATTTAGATGCGGCTTTTCCCGCGGCTGCGGCGCGGGAGTTAGGCTGGACCCAGGTGCCTTTGCTTTGTGCCACGGAGATAAATGTGCCGGGCAGCGTATTGGGCATTATTCGCGTGTTGATACACGTCAATACTGATAAAAAGCAGCACGAAATCAAACACTCTTATCTCAAAGATGCAGTAAAATTGCGGGAGGATTTACGGTGA
- a CDS encoding HutP family protein, with product MSQRYGSKKIAAVAIQMALTESREEEKKLKDEYQQMGIKTAAVDYGGEFITAVKKIVERAVVAAKREGVIKETHADEGAVAGATREALSQIMPKAIGLNVGGKIGISRQHDHISVAVYFGIGLLHLDEVAIGLGHRAAS from the coding sequence ATGTCCCAACGGTACGGTAGCAAGAAAATTGCAGCGGTGGCTATCCAGATGGCTCTTACCGAATCCCGGGAAGAGGAGAAGAAATTGAAGGACGAGTATCAACAGATGGGCATCAAAACCGCTGCTGTAGATTATGGCGGCGAGTTTATCACTGCCGTGAAAAAAATTGTAGAAAGAGCGGTGGTTGCGGCAAAGCGGGAAGGCGTTATTAAAGAAACCCATGCTGATGAAGGTGCTGTCGCCGGAGCAACTCGGGAAGCGCTTTCTCAAATTATGCCCAAAGCTATTGGTCTTAACGTAGGTGGTAAGATCGGGATTTCTCGGCAGCATGACCATATCAGCGTTGCGGTATATTTTGGTATCGGTCTATTACACCTGGATGAAGTGGCCATCGGCTTGGGCCATAGGGCTGCGTCGTAA